TCCAGGACGTCGCGGGCCATGGCGACGCCCTCGCGCGCGGCCGCCTCGGCGCCCTGCGCCTGCGCCGCCGCCATTCGCTCCACCACCTCTAGCGGCACATCGACGCCCGGCACCTCGTGCGCCAGGAACTCCGCGTTCTCCAGGGATAGAGGCGGCCACAGGCCCACGAGGAGCGGGACGCCGAACTCTTCGATCCGGCGCGCGAAGGCGAGGAACTTCTCCGGATCGAAGATGGGTTGCGTGACGGCGAAATCCGCGCCCGCCTCGGCCTTCCAGGCGAAACGCCGGATCTCCTCCTCGGGGTCGACGGCGCCGGGATTCACGGCGACGCCCTTCACGAACGAGGTCGGGGCGCCGATCGAGCTTCCCCCCGGGTCGAGGCCGAGGTTGAGCTGCCGGACGACGTTCGTGAGACCGATGCTGTCGATGTCGTACACGCCGCCCGTGTCGTAGGGGCCGCCGCGCGGGGGATCGCCGGTGCGGAGGAAAACGTTGCGCAGACCGGCCGCGGCGGCGCCGAGGAGGTCGCTCAGCATGCCGAGCATGTTGCGGTCGCGGCAGCTGTAGTGCGGGACGGTCTCCATGCCGAGTTCGCGCTCGATGACGATCGCGGCGGGGAGCGCGGCGATGCGGCTCCGGTGCGCGGGGCCGTCGACGATGTGGACGGTGTGCACGCCGGCGTCGCGGAGCCGGCCGGCTCCGGCCAGCAGCTCGCCCGGGTCCCACCCGTGCGGCGGCGTCAACTCCACGGCCCCGACGAACTCGCCGCGCGCCAGGCGGCGCCCGAGCGCGGAGCGGCCGGCGAGCGGAGGCGGCTCGGTCGCCGCCCGGCCATCGGCCTCGCCCGGCGCGGAGACGGACACGCGGACCGGCCCGGGGCCGTTGGTCCCGAGCAGCGTCGCCGTGAGGCGGGTGTGTTCGGGCGACGTCCCGCAGCACCCTCCCACGAAGCGGGCGCCCGCCGCCGCCATGCGCCGCGCGTAGCGGGCCATGTACTCCGGGCTCGCGAGATAGATCTTCCGGTCCCCGATATCGCGCG
This DNA window, taken from Candidatus Palauibacter scopulicola, encodes the following:
- a CDS encoding bifunctional homocysteine S-methyltransferase/methylenetetrahydrofolate reductase, with the protein product MSDRLREWIEGDGIHLIDGAMGTVLYESGVFVNQCYDELNLTEPDRVLGVHADYVRAGAQLIETNTFGANPVKLEPFGLEPSVLEINVAAARLARQAAGERAAVLGAMGPLGIRIEPWGPTSVDEAAELFGRQVAGLAEGGVDGFMLETFSDLDELLQAVRAVREVAGDAPIFAQMTFGDAGHTEYGATIEAAAAALEDAGADVIGLNCSVGPSSMLFGVERMVAATSRPVSAMPNAGLPRDIGDRKIYLASPEYMARYARRMAAAGARFVGGCCGTSPEHTRLTATLLGTNGPGPVRVSVSAPGEADGRAATEPPPLAGRSALGRRLARGEFVGAVELTPPHGWDPGELLAGAGRLRDAGVHTVHIVDGPAHRSRIAALPAAIVIERELGMETVPHYSCRDRNMLGMLSDLLGAAAAGLRNVFLRTGDPPRGGPYDTGGVYDIDSIGLTNVVRQLNLGLDPGGSSIGAPTSFVKGVAVNPGAVDPEEEIRRFAWKAEAGADFAVTQPIFDPEKFLAFARRIEEFGVPLLVGLWPPLSLENAEFLAHEVPGVDVPLEVVERMAAAQAQGAEAAAREGVAMARDVL